In Elephas maximus indicus isolate mEleMax1 chromosome 4, mEleMax1 primary haplotype, whole genome shotgun sequence, a genomic segment contains:
- the ATXN7L3B gene encoding ataxin-7-like protein 3B, with the protein MEEISLANLDTNKLEAIAQEIYVDLIEDSCLGFCFEVHRAVKCGYFYLEFAETGSVKDFGIQPVEDKGACRLPLCSLPGEPGNGPDQQLQRSPPEFQ; encoded by the coding sequence ATGGAGGAAATTTCCTTGGCTAACCTGGATACTAACAAGCTAGAGGCCATCGCTCAGGAGATATATGTAGACCTGATAGAGGATTCTTGTTTGGGATTCTGCTTTGAGGTGCATCGGGCAGTCAAGTGTGGCTACTTCTACCTGGAGTTCGCAGAAACTGGTAGCGTGAAGGATTTTGGCATTCAGCCAGTGGAAGATAAAGGAGCCTGCCGCCTCCCACTCTGCTCCCTTCCTGGAGAACCTGGGAATGGGCCTGATCAGCAGCTGCAGCGCTCACCTCCAGAATTCCAGTAG